The Prunus persica cultivar Lovell chromosome G8, Prunus_persica_NCBIv2, whole genome shotgun sequence genome includes a region encoding these proteins:
- the LOC18768783 gene encoding uncharacterized protein LOC18768783: MEGVSTSMYKGLRGYWRRRGYEKLSGSGRLTELRSGSKRRARRIRIKIKMGRKLKLSFLSIRRMPSPKKLLVWLRDAYVKLMLGFANSGMFSTGYGGPMCDYGTGSFGKGPLKEYDEKMIVEIYKSLMLAQGRDAAKFGSEIVSRR; the protein is encoded by the coding sequence ATGGAAGGTGTCTCTACAAGCATGTACAAAGGGTTGAGAGGCTACTGGCGGAGGAGAGGCTACGAGAAGCTAAGTGGGTCGGGTCGACTGACGGAGCTGCGTTCGGGCAGCAAAAGGCGTGCTCGGCGGATccgaatcaaaatcaaaatgggtCGGAAGCTGAAGCTGAGCTTCCTCAGCATCAGAAGAATGCCTTCGCCCAAGAAGTTGTTGGTTTGGCTCCGGGACGCCTATGTCAAACTGATGCTGGGATTCGCTAACTCGGGGATGTTTAGTACCGGCTACGGTGGGCCCATGTGCGACTACGGCACCGGTTCCTTCGGGAAGGGCCCACTTAAGGAGTATGATGAGAAGATGATTGTCGAGATCTACAAGTCCCTGATGCTGGCGCAAGGCCGCGACGCAGCCAAGTTTGGCTCAGAAATCGTTAGCCGACGGTAA